A section of the Anabaena cylindrica PCC 7122 genome encodes:
- the secG gene encoding preprotein translocase subunit SecG produces the protein MTLTNIVQGIWAFSALGLIILVLLHSPKGDGIGAIGGQAQLFSSTKSAENTLNRITWALVVIFMGLTVVLSANWLPK, from the coding sequence ATGACACTTACTAACATCGTGCAAGGTATTTGGGCTTTTTCTGCTTTAGGTCTAATCATTCTCGTTTTACTGCATAGTCCTAAAGGTGATGGTATTGGCGCAATTGGTGGACAAGCGCAATTGTTTAGCAGTACCAAGAGTGCAGAAAATACATTAAATCGAATTACTTGGGCGCTAGTAGTAATTTTTATGGGTTTAACAGTAGTTTTAAGTGCTAATTGGTTGCCTAAATAG